The following proteins are encoded in a genomic region of Streptomyces gobiensis:
- a CDS encoding hydroxymethylglutaryl-CoA lyase, which translates to MENSSVDVPAYSVGVVEVAPRDGLQNEGTVLTPEMRAELVRRAVAAGARRIEAVAFVRPDRVPQMAGAEEVMALLPRPDGVRYGGLVLNRRGVARAVDAGMHEVNCVVVATDAFCRRNQGVSTEEALAAWADIAKAAHAAVVSPTLTIAAAFGCPFEGEVPEERVVEIAHRGAATGAAEIVLADTIGVAAPDAVTRLLHAVREAAPGVPLRCHFHNTRNTGYANAVAAAQAGAAWLDASLGGFGGCPFAPAATGNIATEDLVYLLERMGTRTGIGLDAACATGTWLGTLLGREAPALLGRAGGFPSTADGRA; encoded by the coding sequence ATGGAGAACTCATCCGTGGACGTGCCCGCTTACTCCGTCGGCGTGGTGGAGGTCGCACCCCGCGACGGCCTGCAGAACGAAGGCACCGTCCTCACCCCCGAGATGCGCGCGGAGCTTGTACGGCGCGCCGTGGCGGCGGGCGCGCGGCGGATCGAGGCGGTGGCCTTCGTCCGCCCGGACCGCGTGCCGCAGATGGCGGGCGCCGAGGAGGTCATGGCGCTCCTGCCTCGTCCGGACGGGGTGCGCTACGGCGGTCTCGTGCTCAACAGGCGGGGGGTCGCGCGGGCGGTGGACGCCGGGATGCACGAGGTCAACTGCGTGGTGGTGGCCACGGACGCCTTCTGCCGCCGCAACCAGGGAGTGAGTACCGAAGAGGCACTCGCCGCCTGGGCGGACATCGCGAAGGCGGCGCATGCGGCCGTCGTCTCACCGACGCTGACGATCGCGGCCGCGTTCGGCTGCCCCTTCGAGGGCGAGGTGCCCGAGGAGCGCGTCGTGGAGATCGCGCACCGCGGTGCCGCGACCGGGGCCGCCGAGATCGTCCTCGCGGACACGATCGGCGTCGCCGCACCGGACGCGGTGACCCGGTTGCTGCACGCGGTGCGGGAGGCCGCGCCCGGTGTTCCGCTGCGCTGCCACTTCCACAACACGCGGAACACGGGGTACGCGAACGCCGTGGCGGCCGCGCAGGCGGGCGCCGCGTGGCTGGACGCGTCCCTGGGCGGGTTCGGCGGCTGTCCCTTCGCTCCAGCGGCGACCGGCAACATCGCAACGGAGGACCTGGTCTATCTGCTGGAGCGGATGGGGACGCGAACGGGGATCGGCCTGGACGCCGCCTGCGCCACGGGCACATGGCTCGGCACGCTGCTGGGGCGGGAGGCGCCCGCGCTGCTCGGACGGGCCGGCGGGTTCCCGTCCACGGCCGACGGCCGGGCATGA
- a CDS encoding IclR family transcriptional regulator, protein MTDENSSRSIAAVERAMDVLLLFGRAGRPDLGVTEIAQELGITKAAVHRILTALRNRDLIITDSVTRRYALGPAAISLGRAYLARTDLRILAAPELRRLADQCGETATLSIRRGDTRLYVDQVVPVQELRIEVALGIPFPLHAGSSSKAMLAFLPEAEIDAYLDRHPLEPLTDRTVTDPAKLRKELTTIRRRGYATSVGEREAGSASIAAPVLGHDGHVIAVLSVAGPQTRFKSRMGECAPLLLEAAERLSAEFGYRPAAD, encoded by the coding sequence GTGACCGACGAGAACAGCAGCAGGTCGATCGCAGCGGTCGAGCGCGCCATGGACGTACTCCTCCTCTTCGGCCGCGCCGGACGCCCCGATCTGGGCGTCACCGAGATCGCCCAGGAGCTGGGGATCACCAAGGCCGCGGTGCACCGCATCCTCACCGCACTGCGCAACCGTGACCTGATCATCACCGACTCCGTCACCCGCCGGTACGCCCTCGGCCCCGCGGCCATCTCGCTCGGCCGTGCCTACCTGGCCCGCACCGATCTGCGCATCCTCGCCGCGCCCGAACTGCGGCGCCTGGCGGACCAGTGCGGGGAGACGGCCACCCTGTCCATCCGGCGCGGTGACACACGCCTGTACGTCGACCAGGTGGTGCCCGTCCAGGAGTTGAGGATAGAAGTAGCCCTCGGCATCCCCTTCCCCCTGCACGCGGGGAGTTCGTCCAAGGCCATGCTCGCCTTCCTGCCAGAGGCCGAGATCGACGCGTACCTCGACCGGCACCCGCTGGAGCCGCTGACCGACCGGACCGTCACCGACCCTGCGAAGCTCCGCAAGGAGCTCACCACCATCCGCCGCCGTGGCTACGCGACGTCCGTCGGGGAGCGCGAGGCCGGGTCCGCCTCCATCGCCGCTCCCGTCCTCGGGCACGACGGCCATGTCATCGCCGTCCTGAGCGTCGCCGGTCCGCAGACCCGCTTCAAGTCCCGCATGGGCGAATGTGCACCCCTGCTGCTCGAAGCGGCCGAGCGGCTGTCGGCCGAGTTCGGCTACCGGCCCGCCGCCGACTGA
- a CDS encoding flavin reductase: MEAEVAVDTGTAVDETTFRRVLARWPSGVGIITTAGPDGRRHGMTASSFSSVSLDPPLVLVCLDRRIRSHELVTRYGVFAVNVLGRDHIGLGRRFAGLTPGVTDRFAEGDWLPGATGSPVLTDAAAWVDCRVRHVYPGGDHTIFVGEVIAAGVPRITSPLLFHSRSWGQLADPLPESVTVADTELARTPAAEAGNRRRAARLTAAVRAAGVRVRLPRDELRRSPALPERVSVLVRDAAEAAEAAAAGCRAVEVTVAADGIAAAAVSVVVAVAGSGTTVVGRIDDALDPARGRAVLHTVDALREAGCGEIALDEAGPRGGEDRDDGSPRHLRRLLQDAVPQAGDARLRLALRDHHGLGLVNALTAMKNGVRDFDTGLAGCGGLLPTERLVLLCSRLGVETPVEREALRPCLNELHTLRCGQRRGGPVRPAVS, translated from the coding sequence GTGGAGGCGGAAGTGGCCGTGGACACCGGTACCGCCGTGGACGAGACCACCTTCCGCCGGGTGCTGGCCCGCTGGCCCAGCGGAGTCGGCATTATCACCACCGCGGGACCCGACGGCCGGCGCCACGGGATGACGGCGAGCTCCTTCAGCAGCGTCAGCCTCGATCCTCCGCTCGTCCTGGTCTGCCTCGACCGCCGCATCCGCTCCCACGAACTGGTCACGCGATACGGCGTGTTCGCCGTCAATGTGCTGGGGCGCGACCACATCGGGCTCGGCCGCCGGTTCGCCGGGCTCACACCGGGCGTCACCGACCGGTTCGCCGAAGGCGACTGGCTGCCGGGCGCCACCGGCAGTCCGGTGCTCACCGACGCCGCGGCCTGGGTGGACTGCCGGGTACGCCATGTCTACCCGGGCGGGGACCACACCATTTTCGTGGGTGAGGTCATCGCGGCCGGGGTGCCCCGCATCACCTCCCCGCTGCTGTTCCACTCCCGTTCCTGGGGCCAGCTCGCCGATCCCCTGCCGGAGAGCGTCACCGTCGCCGACACAGAGCTGGCCCGCACGCCGGCGGCGGAGGCGGGGAACCGGCGGCGCGCGGCGCGGCTGACGGCCGCCGTCCGCGCCGCCGGTGTGCGGGTACGGCTGCCCCGCGACGAGCTGCGCCGCTCCCCCGCCCTGCCGGAGCGCGTCTCGGTCCTGGTGAGGGACGCCGCCGAGGCGGCGGAGGCGGCCGCTGCCGGCTGCCGGGCGGTGGAGGTGACCGTCGCGGCGGACGGCATCGCCGCCGCGGCCGTCTCCGTTGTCGTCGCCGTGGCCGGCTCGGGCACCACGGTCGTGGGTCGCATCGACGACGCCCTCGATCCCGCGCGCGGCCGGGCCGTGCTGCACACCGTCGACGCGCTGCGGGAGGCGGGCTGCGGTGAGATCGCGCTGGACGAAGCCGGGCCCCGGGGCGGTGAGGACCGCGACGACGGCTCACCGCGCCATCTGCGCAGGCTGCTCCAGGACGCCGTACCGCAGGCGGGAGACGCCCGGCTGCGGCTCGCCCTGCGCGACCACCACGGTCTCGGGCTGGTCAACGCGCTCACCGCGATGAAGAACGGCGTCAGGGACTTCGACACCGGCCTCGCCGGCTGCGGCGGACTGCTGCCCACCGAACGCCTGGTGCTGCTGTGCTCGCGGCTCGGCGTCGAGACGCCGGTGGAGAGGGAGGCCCTGCGCCCCTGCCTGAACGAGCTGCACACCCTGCGGTGCGGGCAACGGCGAGGCGGCCCCGTCCGGCCCGCCGTCTCCTGA